TTACGGATCATCTGCAAAACGCGAGCGTTTGATATGGACCTGCGATTCCAGATTCTTGATGGCAAATTATGGCTCTTTGACCGAGAGGCCCATCTAACAAATAAATCGAAGGTCTCGACCAGCCAAATACTGATCGACGGCAAAAAACCGAGCAGAGTAATTCGTTCCAGTACACTCGATTCGAAAGGAGAGCTACCTTGGTTCCAGTGGGAAGAGTTGAAGTCGCGCCAGCCGGAACAGAAAGGGGACCAACTCTCCGCATCATTTGCTGCATTCACCGAACCCTGGACACACCCGTCGTGGAACAATCTAACAGAGGTTAGAACTGAAACAGACGCTAATGGCAGACTGATTCTTCGCTGCAGTCTGGTTTCTTACCCGCGACTCGGAATCGCTAAGTATTGGACGCTGACTCGGTTTTCTGGCGAATCAGTAGAACCGCTGACATGTGCAGAAACACTGGAAAAGAAGAGTCAGTGCGAAGTCGTGGTCGCCCCGTTTGAAATCAATCAATCCACACTGGTGCCTCGACAGTCCGATGAAAATTCGCAAACAGCCGCAAAATGGTCCTTAGGGGGCTCTGCTTCACAGAAGACTCGAGTGAAGTCGTTTTCCATTCACCGCGATCCACAGCAACGCGCCGTGCTGACACCGGAAATCCTGAGTACATCTTACTATAAAGGTCAGCTGGTCCGTGTGACGGGGGTGTTGATACGAGATGGCATTGTCGTCGCTTCCGGTTCCGCAACTGATTCCTTCAGAACGTTGAGTACCCCAGAAGTTTCAAAAGAAGCACGAGTTTTATTACTGAATTCCGATCGACAAACTGGTAACTCTGTTCTGATTGGCCATCGGTCTGTCGTCACGAGTACTCCCGTAGGTAGCACTTGGGCGCGACTCATAGACGATGATTTCACTTCATTCGCTTCCAGGGACCTGCTATCCAGTCGTTTTGCCGAGGTCAGACAGATTGGCTTACAGAGTCTCTATATGCAACAATCAAAGGAGATCTACGTTCAATATGATCGAGAACGCCGTAAAGGAAGAGTTGCCGAAAACCTGGTCCCCTATCGAGATGCCCTAAAACACATCTTAACCGCTCAAAACGGCGATTCCCCCGCTGCCATCGCACTGGCTTGTCGCCTCGCGGGCTTTTCTGAGAATCCTGACTTCCAGTCATCACTCCGTGCGCTCTTGAAACATCCTTCTGAAGTCGTCCGAGATTCAGCAGCTATCGGGCTCGGTCTACTCGGCCAGAAAGATGCCATCGATCGCTTACGCCACCTGGCTGAGCAACCTGAACCATCAAAAGAAATAGCCACGGACGAACTGCAACGCCTCACCAGACAGCATGCATCCTGGGCGTTGAAGCAAGCCGGCGACTGACGGTCTCATCCTATCTAAACTTCGATGAAGTTCGTTCCGTTGCGTTTTTAGTAACTGTAGATTTTGGAATGGCTTAATCCGCTGACTAAACAACGGGTAAGCGATTCAAATTTGCTGTTAGTTCCCTCAACCATGTGAAGGTGGGCGTCTCCAGCATCTCAGTCGTGCATCGCCAGCGCCAGTTTCCGCCTGCGCGTCCCGGTGTATTCATTCGTGCGTTTGCCTGCAGATTGAGTATATCCTGTAGAGGAGCCATCGCGAGTGCTGCGACTGAAGACCATGCCAGATTCATCAATACCGCCGCGATTTCCCGACTGTTGATTGCGGGAAGCTGAAGCGTTTCACACACATTCTTACGCTCATCCTTCGAGAGAGATTCATACCAGCCGCGTGTTGTGTTATTGTCATGTGTGCCTGTAAAGACAACGGTATTCGAATCATAGTTTTGTGGCAGGTAGGGATTGTCAGGATTTCCATCAAAGGCAAATTGAAGGACGCGCATACCGGGTAGATGAAATTCGTCTCGAAGCGCATTCACATCCGGAGTGATGATTCCCAGATCCTCTGCAATTAACGGAAGCACACCCAGTTCGTTTTGGGCTGCACTGAAAAACTTTCGACCAGGCCCGGGCTCCCATTGCCCTGCCTGGGCATTAGGTGCCCCATTCGGTATATGCCAGGCAGCCGCAAAACCACGAAAGTGATCCAGACGAATCAGATCCACATGATCCAGCAACGCACGAAACCGGTCGATACACCAGCGGTAACCTGTTTCACCGAGTGCTTCCCAGTTATAAACCGGGTTGCCCCAGAACTGCCCTTGAGCACTGAAGTAATCAGGAGGCACACCGGCAACAAAGCGAGGTCGTAAATCATCATCCAGCAGAAACAGCTCCGGATTGACCCAGACATCGCTGGAATCGGGAGAGACAAAAAATGGCAAATCGCCGATGAACCGGACTCCCTTGCCGTGAGCATACTCCTTCAGGCGTTTCAATTGCTGAAATACCAGGAACTGCGACAATTGCACCTGATCTATTTCATTCGCCTGTTCCTGTCGGGCTTGAGCGAGAGCATCTGAATTCCGTCGGACCAGTTCCGTTGGCCATTCGAGATAACAGGCTCCCTGATGCTTGTCTTTCAGTACCTGAAACAAGGCATAGTCATCCAGCCAGGCTTTTTCGTGATCACAGAAATTTTGGTATGCCTGCTTCAGCTCTGAGGTAGCTCTCTCATGAAAATGAAGCCAGACCGTTTCTAGTAGACGTTGCTTAAACGATCGGACAGCGTCTAAATCCACTACGGATTCAGAGAACACGATTCCAGAAAGGTCGGCCTGTTGTAACAAACCATCCGCAACTAGATCATCAGGACTGATCAAAAGCCAGTTGAGAGCGAACGACGAAAGCGGTTGATAAGGCGAGTTGCCATATCCAGTTGGCCCCAGTGGTAAAAACTGCCACCAGGATTGACCAGCCTCTTGAAGACGGTCAATCCAGTTCCGAGCCGCAGGACCAAAGTCACCAATCCCATACAGAGACGGCAAGGAAGTCACAGACAACAATACACCAGCACCGCGATAATTTGGCGAAAAACAGGAGCGACTCTCAAACTGATCACTGTTACTCATAATCTTCCTTCATCCCGTTCAGAAGAATTCAGAACCACACACTGCCAGCAAGTTCTCAAACCTATAGCACTGAGAGTAACTACCAGAAATGAACTATTCTGTTTTAGTTGATCAATTCGAGCGACAGACGCGTTTGCTTCTCCAAATCAACGCTGACCGTAAATCGGCGGCTTCCAGTTCTTCGGCAAGCGGCCCTGTGGTCGCACGCCATAGGCATTCGCTGGAATGGGATGGTCTTTGGCCTGTTGCAGGGGCAGATCGTCTGGCAGGTGTTTGATTTTGAAATCCTTGTATTGAATTTTCATCGCAGGCCCCACGTGAACCTGGACCGCCAATACCCCTTCCAAAGCACGGCCCTTTTCGTCCAGATCAATCAGGTCGGCCGTTTTATGGCCATCAATCCAGTGCTGGTGATGGTTCCCCTTCACCAGCACGCGAAAGTCATGCCACTCATCGGGAGCAAATGTTTTGACGGGCATTTTTTCGATCACCCACGGCTGTCCATCCGTTGCGATAATCACTTTTTCTCCCGTGTGTGACAGAATACGACGCCCGCGTTCTTCATACAGCATCCCGTTGTAGTTCGGATTATTCGCCACCACGTCACACTGATAACCGGTGACAATGTCCAAACCCAGGTCAGGCCGCGACATGCCTCGGTACTGCAGACCACTATTACCGCCGGGAGTCACTTTCACCTTCACACGCAGATCAAAATTGCGAATGGTCGAGTCTTTCCAGGTGATGAAACGGTTCATCTTTAACGTGCCATCTGTTTTGCCGGTTAAGGCGCCGTCTTCGACTGACCAGTACTTGCGGTCGCCGTTCCAGTGACGCAGCGATTTGCCATCGAACACGCGAACGAATCCTTCTTTATCGGCGCGGGCACTGACGGCTGCGGAGGCTTTCGGGTGAGGCACTGTCGATGCGGTAAATTTCCCCTTGAGAGGATCAAGCGGCCCTCCGAGTTCTTTCACCCGGTTGGTTGTCCGCTTTCGCATTTCCTGCAAGGTTTTCGCGTGCTGAGGATCTCCCGCCAGATTGACCAGTTCATCAGGATCCTTTTTCAGATCGTGCAGAAACTCATGATTGCCATGGTCAAAATAGCGCACATATTTGAATTGTTCGTTACGTAAACCTTCATAGGCAGGAATACGACTGCGAACAGCGAAATGCTCATGAAATGTCTCCTGACGCCAGTCGGCAGGTTTTCCCTTCTCTACAATCGGCTTCAAGCTGTGCCCCTGGTATCGTTCGGGAATTTTGACTCCCGCCCAGTCGAGAAAGGTTGCCGGCAGATCCAGATTCAACGCAGAGGCGGTCGTAACTTGACCACGCTGTTTTTGAGGAACACGCGGATCAGCCACGATCAGAGGCACCTTGATCGCTTCTTCATAATGGGACCACTTGCCTGCCAGACCACGATTCCCCATGTAATATCCATTGTCAGCAGAATAAACAATGATCGTGTTATCAGCCAATCCTGCTTCTTCAAGCGCCCGCATAAAACGTCCAATGGCACCGTCGATACCACTCACCATACGATAGTACGCACGCATGTTCGTCTGATACTTTTTATCGGTATTCCAGCGCCAGAAATAACGCTCACGGTTGATGGTCGTTTTCAGAAAGTCAGGCTGCCCGTTGAAAATCGAAGGATCGCCAAGACGTGGCGGAGCAATCGTAACGTCTTCGTACATCCCATCGACAGCACGAGGCCACGGAAAATGACCAATGCCCGGGCGTCGATCGCTGTCTTCAGCATGGCAGGCATTGAACCACATGTTTAATGCGAACGGTTTGTCTTTCGGTTGCGATTTCACAAACTCGATTCCTCGATCAACGATCAACTCCGTTTCATGTCGCAAACTGCCATCTGGTTGTTGTTTGTAATAGGGATTGCGGCTGATCGCTTCAAATTCATCAAAATGTGCTTCCTTTTTATAGCCTTTCGGCATTTTGGCATGCCACTTTCCGAAGTAGCCGGTACGGTATCCGTTTTGACGCAGGATATCGGAATACAAGGTCTCCACTGCATCGGGCCGCGCCAGTTCCGGATTCGCAGAAGTGCCGTAACTTCGCCCCGTCAGACCGGTCAGGATCGTCGTGCGGCTTACCCAGCAGATTGCCTGACTGACATAGGCGTTATCAAATCGTGTTCCGCGCGCCGCCAATGCATCGATATTCGGAGTCTGAACTACCTGATTGCCATAACAGCCAATCGTGCTGGTCGTTTGATCGTCGGCAAAGAAGAAGACAATGTTCGGTCGCTCGTCAGCACACAGTTGACTGGAGAATGCAAAGAGAACGGGAATCAGCAGCAGGATGGATTTCATGGCAGAATTTCATTGGTTTGAGATAAAGCGCGTGAGTCAGAAGCCAATATACACATTAAAATTGTACCATTGATGTAAGTGAAAGCCACCCGGTCACGGAAATTATTTCTCCACTTTCAGTTAACCTCTGACAGAAGAGATACACTCGTGAAGCAAAACAAAGCCCCGCAGGTGAGAAAGGGTTGTGTTCATTAGCATCACGGGGTTAAAATCAACATTCTCTCCCCGTTAACAGAAGCCAACCACGGATTTATAAAAACGTCCGTAAATCATCGAGTTTGATAACACTACCAGAAAAAACAGGCTGCCGACAGAACCCTTTGATATTCTAGCCATCCGCGTCGATCTACCTTTTTGATCAAGTGACGGCTCAATCCCACAGATTGAAAGTCAGTTCGCGAAATGAGTAACCACAAACTCCGCATCACTTTCTTAGCTGCAAGCTATTCACTGCTGATCGCATCAGTGCAATCCGCTTTCAGTGCGGAAGCAGTCGACTTTCGCCAGGATGTTGCTCCGATCTTACAACGGCATTGTCTAAGTTGTCACAACGACCGTGTGCGTCGAGGGGGACTCTCTTTGCACTCAACCCAGGCAACGACAAAAGGAGGCGAGAGTGGCCCGTCGATTGATCCGGGTGATCCGGATGCAAGCTACCTGATTGACCTGATCACTCCCACAGACGGCACAGCCGAAATGCCACGCGATGAACCACCTCTTTCCGATGAAGAAGTCGCGACGATTCGGAACTGGATCAAGGCAGGCGCTGTCTGGCCTGCCAATTTTGAAATTCAACCTCCGGTACTGTGGTCACTCAAACCGCTGCACCGTCCCACCGTCCCCACAGACTTTGAAACCAACCCGGAATTCCCCATCCGTAATCCCATCGATGCATTTGTAGCGGCGCGGCACAAACTGAATGGGCTCAAACCGGCTCCCGAAGCCAGTCGCCATAAACTCATTCGTCGACTGTATCTCGATCTGACAGGCTTACTCCCCGCACCAGAGGCAGTCGAATCATTTATCTCCAGCGAAGATCCACGTGCCTACGAACAACTCGTGGATGAGCTGTTAGCCTCCCCACATTTTGGAGAGCGTTGGGGCCGCTACTGGCTGGACCTCGCGCGGTATGCTGACAGTGATGGCTATCTTGGAGACAGCATGCGGAAACATGCCTGGGTCTACCGTGAATGGGTCATTGATGCCATTAATCAGGATCTGCCATTTGACCAGTTTTCCATCGAGCAACTCGCGGGAGACCTGCTCGACAAGCCAACGTTATCCCAGAAAATTGCAACCGGCTTTCATCGAAACACGCTTAGTAACACAGAAGCTGGCGTTGACCTGGAACTATACCGCACGAAAGAAATTGTCGATCGTGTGAATACAACGGGCATGGTCTGGCTCGGTTTCACATTTGGCTGCGCTGAATGCCACGACCATAAACACGATCCGATCTCCCAGAAAGAGTTTTATCAAATTTACGCCTTCTTCAATAATGCCAATGAAACCACAGCCAAAGTCAAGAAACCCTGGGAAGATACAGAATACGAACAGGCTCGCACAAAGTGGGAACCGCGGTATCAACAACTCCTGTCAGAATTAAAAACGTATGAAAACACCGGTCTGACAAAGAAACAACAGACTGAAATCACCGACATTCTGAATAAATACAAAAAATCGACCGACTTGAAACGACTCTCCCCTTTTTATCAAACGAAAAAAGCAGGCTGGAAAAAACTCTCTGATAAACTGGCAACACAACTACAGACAAAACCATCTCCCCCCGCGACGAGAGCACCGATATTTACAGAACGAACAAAAGACCGTCGCGACACTTTCGTGCACGTTCGCGGCATTTACAATCGTCCCGGCGAAAAGGTAAGTCCGGGCACGCCCTTCGTACTCCCCGACTTATCATCGCGAAACCAAACACCGAATCGTCTGGATCTCGCTCAATGGCTCTTTCAGGATAATAATCCGTTGACACCGCGCGTGTCCGTCAATCGCATCTGGCAACATCTATTCGGCCAGGGGCTTGTTGCGACACCCAACGATTTTGGAACCAAAGGCGCAGCCCCCACGCATCAGCAGCTACTGGACTGGCTCGCTACGGAATACAAAAGTCGTGACTGGAGCCGTAAAGCAATGGTTCGCCTGATCGTGATGTCGTCTACATACCGTATGTCCTCAGCGTCAAACGCCCGTTCTAATCCACAAGACATCAACAATCAGTTGTTGTGGAGACAAAACAGCTATCGGCTCGAAGCCGAAATCGTTCGTGATATTCATCTGAATGCAAGCGGGTTACTGGACCGAACCATTGGTCGGCGTGGGATCAGACCACCGCTACCGGCGTTCGTGACCGACGTCGGGCGGAGCGTAAAATGGCCTGCCAGCCAGGGGAGCGAACAATATCGACGGGGAATGTATATCGTCTTTAAACGAACAGTGCCTTACCCGATGCTGATGACGTTCGACGCCCCCGATGCCACTGTTTCCTGCAGCCGCCGCGAACGCTCCAATACTCCACTCCAGGCACTCACACTACTGAACGGCCCCATGTTTTTTGAAAGTGCCCAGGTGCTCGGTAAAAAAATGCATGAGCACTATCCTGATGACTTTCCCTCTGCCATGAATGAAATGTTTCTGCGATGTCTTGGACGTCCTGCGAATGAACGGGAACAGAACGCACTCAGCGCGTCCTATTCTGATCTGCTCCGAGTCGCTAGCCAGAACAATATCGATTCCGCAGAAAAAACATCGCCGCAATTGACGGCTCTGAGCCAGGTCGCTCGGATCATCATGAATTTAGATGAATTTATTACGCGAGATTAAATATGCTGCTTCCTCCTGCATCCACTGGAAATGATCCTTCAGCCCTGAATCGTCGGCAATTCTTCACCAGTGGCGCCAGTGGTCTGGGAACGCTGGCTCTTGCCTCGCTGCTGAAAGATGAGGGATTGCTGGCAAGCGAGAACAGCGGCCAACAGGCACACTTCGCCCCCAAGGCCAAGCGTTGCATTTACCTCTTCATGGAAGGGGGCCCGAGCCAGATGGACTTGTTCGACCCCAAACCAAAGTTAAATGAACTCGACGGTCAACCGATGCCTGAGTCTTTACTGAAGGACATCAAATTCGCATTCATCCAAAAAGAAGCAGCGCAGTTAATGGGAAGCCCACGCACCTTCAAACGCTACGGCGAGTGCGGCATGGAACTCTCGGATCTGCTGCCTCACCTTAGCACTTGCGTGGATGACATCGCCCTGGTTCGCTCGATGCACTGTGAGCAGTTCAATCACCTGCCCGGTCAGTTGATGATGCTCTCCGGCTCCGATCTGCAGGGACGTCCCACGCTCGGCTCGTGGCTCAATTACGGTCTGGGAAGTGAATCACAGAATTTACCCGGCTATGTTGTGCTGGCCACACTGGGCCGCGGTTTACCCGGCGGGGCTTCCAGCTGGTCGAGTGGATTTCTCCCCTCGCAATACGCGGGAACGCTGTTTCGTAATCAGGGCAGTCCGGTATTGAACCTGGAAACGCCTGCTGAAATCGCACCCGAAGCACAGATGCGGAGTCTGCAGACCATCAATGAGTTGAACGGCCTCCGCTACGAGCAGATCGGTAACCCCGAAATCGCCAGCAGGATTAAAGCCTACGAACTCGCCTTTCGCATGCAGCAAACCGCACCAGAGTTGCTCGATCTTTCCGGCGAAACCAAAGCAACACTCGATGAATATGGTGTCACGCGCGAAGAAGCATCGAAAAGCAGTCATGCTGGCTTCAACGGTTCGTATGCCCGCAATTGCCTGCTGGCCCGTCGCATGGTCGAACGGGGCGTGCGTTATGTCACGCTCTTTTTATCAACCTGGGATCACCACAGCTATCTGGACAGCGGCTTGAAACGCTATACCGAGATTTCCGATCAGCCCATCGCGGCTTTACTCAAAGACCTTAAACGCCGTGGTTTACTCGAGGACACACTGGTTGTCTGGGGCGGCGAATTCGGGAGAACACCTTTGGGTGAAAACCGTGTCAACTTCAAGAAAGTGACCGGCCGCGATCATCATCCCTATTCCTTCAGCATGTGGCTCGCGGGTGGCGGCATCAAAGGAGGCCAAGTCATCGGTAAAACGGATGAAATTGGTTGGGGCGTCTCAAAAGACCCCGTCCATGTACATGATCTTCATGCAACAATTCTCAAACTGTTCGGCCTGGATCATGAAAAACTGACCTATCGTTTTCAAGGCCGCGACTTCCGCCTCACTGACGTCTCGGGAAATGTAGTCGAAAAATTAATCGCATAGAATTGATTTCTTCCCCGAATAAATATCAAACCAGTCAAGCCAAATCGTCCATTTCCGGCAGCCACTTGTACCAGCCTTCAATATGATCCTGAATCAATTCGCGAATCGCTTCGCTCTTTCCCGCACGTAGAGATTCAATGAGCTCTAAATGACTTTCAATTGTAATTTCCCGCACGCGTCCCGTCAGCTGTTCATGTTTCCGATGTAGTGCCGCCAACCATAATTCTAATGAAGGGCGTAGCGATCGCCAGGCTGCAATCAACCGAGGGCGTTGACTGGTTTCGACAATCATTGAATGAAATTCAATGTCGAGCTGACTGATTTCAGCAACGCTGTCTGTTTTTTCCATCGCAGCAACATTTGCTTCCCAGGCAGCATAATCAGAATCCGTCGCACGCGCCGCAGCATGCACCGCCAGCATGGGCTCCACAGCCAGTCGCAGAAAATAGAGATCTTCGAAATCCGCAGCCGTCATCGAAACAACACGCGTTCTCCCTCGATCATCAAACTCGACAATCCCATCTCGCTGCAGATTTAGCAGCGCTTCGCGTATAGGCGAGCGGCTCACTCCCATCTCCGTCGACAAGACGGGTTCCGTTAGCATGGCCCCCGGTTCGTGAAGCCCATGAACAATTTCAGTGCGTAAGCGTGCTTCAACGGCCTGCGCCAGTGTTTGACGTTTTAATTTGTTATCTGATGGCATATGGCCCGTGGACAAATCATTGGTTTTCATTCTTAAATACCCTGATTATATTTCTGCAAGTCGTTCATTCGAGTCACCAAACTGATCCAGGTGCAAGCCATATTTATCCATCAACGAGAGATATAAACTGCACATCTTACGGTTCGGTTTATCGAGATAGTCGAGCACACGTCCGGTTTCCAGCTTACCGCCTCCCCTACCCAGAATCACCACCGGCAACTTGGTGGCATCATGACTGCCCGTCAGCATGCTACTGCAATACATAATGATAGAGTTATCTAATGCGGTTCGACTTCCTTCCTGAATTGCATCCAGTTTCCGTGCGACATAAGCAACCTGTTCTAAAAAGAACTGATTTACTTTGAGCCAGTCCTCGGACTCCTGATGCGATAACAGGTGATGAATCATATAATCAACACCCAGGTTGGGAAATCTCAGTGAGGAATGATCGTTATTGAGTTTTAATGTGCAAAGTCGTGTGGAATCTGTCTGAAATGCAAGCACCAGAATATCACACATCAGTCGCATATGGTCGGCAATATCCTGCGGAATCCCATCAGCGGGTCGCGGAATATTTGGTTTATCGAGTGCAGGCCGCCAGCCTTGCAGCTCTCCCCGCTGGCCAGCGCGTTCGATGCGTTGTTCTACTTCGCGTACAGAATTGAGATATTCGTCGAGCTTCTGCTTATCGCTGCGACTGATTCCACGTCGCAGGTCCTTTGCATCGCTCAACACGGCATCCAGCACACTCTGATCGCTTTTGCTAGCATCCTGACGAAAGAGTCGATCAAAGGCGAGTGCCGGATAGACTTCCAGTGGAGTAGGCGTTGTCGGTGAGCTCCAGGAAATATGGCTGCTGTAGAGCATCGAATAATTTTTGTGAACGGACGGATTGGATTTTTCGCAACCCAACACCAGACTGGGAACTTTGGTGGTCTGGCCATAATGCTTTGCCAGCAGTTGATCGATACTGATACCGCTGCGAATCCCGCCCCCCGATTCCAATGGTGCCCCACTCAGAATATTACCGGTTTGAGAACTGTGAATATTCCCCTTCAGGGCTTCCTCGTTATACAAGCCGCGAATGAAAAGCAGTCTTTCGCGAAATTCAGTGAGCGGCTTCAGGACAGGCCCCAGCTCCATCGACTTCCCTGCTCCCTTGGCCCACCAGTGATCGCGATGAAATCCGTTACCGGAAAACAGGGCCGCAAAACGAACAGGAGCCTCTCCCTTTACTGCAGTCGTACCTGCTTCCTGTCCCCATACCTGTAGCGACTCCAGCCAGGGCAAAGCCATTGCAACACCGAGTCCACGCAACATAGTACGCCTGGTTGTCAAATAAGCAGACATGGAAGCACTCCTTGGTTTCAGTAAAAGGTGATTATGCCGTTATATGTTTTGTCATCATTTTAAGAATCTGAACACGTCCTGACGTGGATGATCTAGTCATTTTCAGAAACACTGCTCAGGTATTTGTGATCTGCCCCACGAATCATACGAAACTGTGGGCTCAAGACAATTGTCTGGATTGCTGTCGAAATCCGATACTCATCCTCAGTCATTTTTTGTAACATCTCATTCAGCAGCGGCTCATCTGACAATTGGACCGATCGCCCCAAAGCATAGCCCAACAGGCGACGCTGAAATGTTCGCAGAAAGTCGTCACGCCGATCACTCAGCAAATAATGACGTAAACCTTCTAGACCACTGACCCTGGTGCCATCGGGAAGCACAGCAGAAACATCAATTTCATGACCACTGGAATCTTTGCTTCTCAGTCGACCAATACTGTCAAATTGCTCCAAAGTAAATCCGAAGCCATCAATCCGTTCATGACACTTCGCACAACCAGGATTAGAACTGTGCTGCTCAATCAGCTGCCTCTCCGTCATGTTCTTGGGGACTTCTTCAGGAAGTACTGGAACATCCTTGGGAGGTCGTGGGAGTTTCTCGCCCAATAGGAACTCAGAGACCCAATTTCCGCGTAAAATCGGACTGGTCCGCGATGCGCCCGATTGCTTTGAAAGTGTCGCTGCCATCGCAAGGATACCGCCGCGCGATTGTTTCTTGACTCCAGTAATTCGCTCCCATACCTTTTCCTGCTTCTCGCCAGGCAGACCATAAAACTCCGCCAGAGGGCCATTCACAAAGGTATAATCGGCATCCAGTATTTCCACAACAGATCGATCCTGCTGAAAGAGAGCCGTAAAGAAGCGAATCACTTCTTCGTACATGTCGCTTCGCAAGTCAGCAAATTCTGGGAAATGCCGCTGACTTTTTTCGTCAAACTGATCAAAGTCTCGAATGTGTAACCACTGACAACCATATTCAATCGCCATACGGCGCATCTTCGGATCTCGCAACATCCGATTCACCTGTG
This genomic interval from Gimesia alba contains the following:
- a CDS encoding DUF1552 domain-containing protein — its product is MSAYLTTRRTMLRGLGVAMALPWLESLQVWGQEAGTTAVKGEAPVRFAALFSGNGFHRDHWWAKGAGKSMELGPVLKPLTEFRERLLFIRGLYNEEALKGNIHSSQTGNILSGAPLESGGGIRSGISIDQLLAKHYGQTTKVPSLVLGCEKSNPSVHKNYSMLYSSHISWSSPTTPTPLEVYPALAFDRLFRQDASKSDQSVLDAVLSDAKDLRRGISRSDKQKLDEYLNSVREVEQRIERAGQRGELQGWRPALDKPNIPRPADGIPQDIADHMRLMCDILVLAFQTDSTRLCTLKLNNDHSSLRFPNLGVDYMIHHLLSHQESEDWLKVNQFFLEQVAYVARKLDAIQEGSRTALDNSIIMYCSSMLTGSHDATKLPVVILGRGGGKLETGRVLDYLDKPNRKMCSLYLSLMDKYGLHLDQFGDSNERLAEI